Part of the Caulifigura coniformis genome, TCGCGAGTTCCACGGCGACGCGGTTCATTTCCCGAGTCAGGTGTTCCAGTCCGAACTCCTTCAGGGTGACGCTGCTTCCCTGGAAGGTGTTTGTCTCGATGATGTCCGCCCCGGCCTCGAGGTAGTCGCGGTGGATCCCGGCGATCATCTCGGGCTGCGTCAGGCAGAGGATGTCGGTGGCGTTCTTGAGGTCGATCGGGTGATCGGCGAACCGTTTTCCCCTGTAGTCCTCATCGACCAGTCCCTTCGACATGAGCAGGGCGCCCATGGAGCCGTCGATGAGAAGAATCCGCTCGGAAAGAAGCTCCTGCAGGCGCGGCGTCACATTGTCGGAAAGCGTTGACATGTCGCAGTTTTAGGAACGTAGAACAAGACACGGCAAGCGGCAGTTGCGTTCGCCGTCCCGGATTCCATGAATCGAAAACCAGGAGCCGGTCTCCGGCGGCATTCTACGATCCCCCGCAAGCCCATGTCGGGCCGTTTCGTTCTGTTCTGGGGGAACCATTCCATGCAAGGCCGTCTGAATCCCGCTTCTCTCGCACCGGAGCCTTACCGCAAGCAGGTCGCGATGGAGACCTATCTGGCCGGCTGCGGCCTCGACCCGGTCATCAAACACCTGGTGAAGATCCGGGCGTCGCAGATCAACGGGTGTGCGTACTGCATCGACATGCACACGAAGGACGCCCGCGCGGAGGGAGAGACCGAACAGAGGATCTATGCCCTGAGCGCCTGGCGGGAAACGCCGTTTTTCACGGACCGCGAACGGGCGGCCCTCGCCTGGACGGAGGCCGTGACGCTGGTTCCGCAGGGAGTTTCCGACGAACTGTTCGAGACAACGAGCGAACACTTTCCCGAAAAAGAACTGGTCGACCTGACATGGGCCATCGCGTCGATTAACGCCTGGAACCGCATTGCCATCAGCTTCCGTTCCGTGCCGGGCGAGTATCAGTCGCCGGCGACGAAGCATGCCGCGGCGACGTGACGTTTCGCAGGATTTAACGGACGATCAGGTACGAAGCCACGCTCCACAGAGGGACGCACGCGGCCGCGCCGACGACGGCCGGCCGCAGCCAGCGGTTTGTCGCCAGGGCCTCCAGTCCGATTCCGGCCGAAACCGCAAGGCAGGGGAGGGCGCCGATCACGTAGAACGCCTTGCCAGAGGCGAAGCAGGGATTGCGGAGGTTGAAGGCGAGGTACGCGCCGAGCACGGCGATCGTCACGACGGACGCGAAGAGCGGCGCCGGCCGGGCGTCGCGACGCCGCAGGAACGGGAGGGCGACGCCGAGGATCACTCCCGCGGTCGGCAGCAGGCCCACCAGCGCGTTCGAAACGAGGAAGCGCTCGTTCCAGTGGGGGCGGTTTTCGAAGTCGCCTCCCCCCAGGTGCGCATCGAGCCACATCGAGGAATAGAAGCCGTCCCACAAGCTGCCGAAGGCCGCGTAAACCGGATGGGTCACTCCGGTCCCGAACCTCCAGAGATCGCCGGGCGAGTTGAAACCGCGGTCCTGCCACCATTTGAACGCCGCGTCCGCTCCCCACCCGCCAAGAAACGGCCTGCCGAAGTTCAGCCAGTTGCGGAAGTAGTACCAGCCGGCGATGGCGAGAATGGGGGATGTGAGAAAGAACAGGTCCTCGCAGGTCATCCAGGCCGATCGCTGTTCGATGATGCTCCGCGTCATCAGGGCGGCGACGATCAGCGCGGCCGGCACGATGGCGTTCACCTTGGCGAGAAGCGCGAGGCCGATGATCACGCCCATCAGCGTCAGTTGCTTTCCGCTGGCCCATTCCTCGGCGGCAAGGTGTTTCATCGCCAGCATCAGGGCCAGCGAGGTGAGTGCGCCCTCCAGCGCCTGGTTCCCGACGTAGTGGGAGAAGTAGACGTTCATCGGCAACAGGCCGCCGAAGAGCAGGCCGAGCGACTGCGCCAGAGGCCGGCCTGGCAGCAGCCACTTCAGTCCCCGTGCGCAGATCTCGATTTGCGCCAGTCCGCAGCCCAGGTTCATCAGCACCAGCCAGCGGAGCGCGCTGTCCATCGTCATAAAGAGCGACGCGATTTTGACCAGCACCGCTGCCAGCACATAGTAGAGCGGCGACTGGAACATCTGCAGCCCGTCGCGCGGAAGCGGAAGCGCCCCGCGTTGCAGGATGAATGTGATGTAGTCGACGTGCCCGTAGTAGTCGAAACCATCTCCCATCCAGCCTCGGGCCAGGTTGTTGATGGCCAGCAGCGTGAAGGCGGCCAGCAGTCCGAGCCGAATCCAGGTCGGCAGTGAATCGAGGACCCTCTGCTGTCGGGGCTGGTCGAGGAGGCGCGGGACGGCGACGCATCCCAGCGCGGCGCCGAGGATCAGCAGAACCGCCAGCGGCCAAAGGGAACGGAGAGCCTCGAACGACGAAGGGAATCGGGTGGCGGTTTCCGTGAGGGGTCGTGCATCGGCGGGGATGGCTGGCTTGAACCCGCCGCCGAACTCGGAGGCCTCCCAGAGGGATTCCGTCGACAGGATCGGCAGCGACTGACAGCCCACCGAGAGTGCGTTGGGAGCCCATTTGTTTGTCGCGACGACGACCAGTAGATGCGGCCCGGCCGTGAGATGGCCCAGTGGAATCGATCGCGGCGCCTTCCAGTCGCTGACGTCCGCTATCCAGCTGTCGAGTTCGTTGTCGTCGAGAACCACCTGGGCCTGAAACGGGACGCTGACTTCGATCGAGACGTCGTCGACGGGCGATTCGAGGATGAAGGACTTCTTGAAGTCGGTCGTCAGGCTGGCGTCACCGAACGGCTGCGCGGTGAAGGGGCGGTCGCAGCGGACCCACGGAGCGCCCGGGGACGAGACGAGGAAGAGTGTCCCGGGATTCGCGAGAACCCACGCCACAACGGCCACGATGACCAGGATGGCTCCGGCAGCAGCCCAACGCGCCATGTGACCCGCCCTCGCTCACACTGAACCGCAATGCGCTGTTCACTGTGAGCGATCCGGGGCGAATGTTCCATCGAGACCGGAAGCCCTGGATTACTTCTTGCGACCGAACATCTTCCGCCAGCTGCGGTCGTCCCCTTCCAGCTCGCCGGCGACGGGGGGAGGGAGCTTGAACTCGTCGCTGGCGAAGCCCAGCTTGCGGGCCTGTACTTCCAGCTTGTGACGATCCTGTTTCAGCCGGTTCTGTTCGCGGGCCAGTCGCGCCCGCTCGAGCGCCATATCGCATTCCTCGCGTCGAAGGTGCTCGCGGTAATCGGCCTCGAGCTGCTCCAGGCGGGTGCGCAGCTCTTCGGGGGCATTGTTCATGGCCTCCCAGTTGGCAGGTCCCTGCATCTCGAGCGCCCGCAGACGCTGCGTCAGATAGGCGATGTAGCGGTCGCGGACCTCGACCGCATCGATCAGCACGACATGCTCGGCCGTATCAACGTCGATCGGGTCCGGGTAGCTGATGTCTCCCAGCGAGATCGGCGGCTCGGCCTGTGAGGCGGCCGGTGCGGTGCTCGATTCCCCGAACGACATGTCGCCGAGCAGCTTCCGCTTCGCCTCTTCCCAGGCTGCGTCGGAGTTGTCCGGTTCCTTGATCGGAGCCGTGGGAGTTTCGAATCCGTTGAAGCTGGGCGCGGCGGGAGCGGCGATTCCGCGCTGGACGATTTCTTCGATGCGCTGTTCGATGCGGTTCCAGAGGTCGAACGGCTGCTGCTGATCCCAGGAATCGAGCCATTGGCTCACCCGGTCGTTGACGTAGCGCTGCTCTTCGACAAACTCGCCCGCAACTCCGCCCGTTGCCGCTGCCGTGCGTCCGCCGCGGTCTCCTCCTTCACGGTGAATCCGGTCGAGTTGGTCGACCGCCTGCTCCAGCTGGGACGTCAGCGCGTGAATGAGGTCTTCTTTGTCCTGCAGCTCGGCGGTCAGTTCAGCAACCTGCACGCGCGTGTCCACCTGGTCTTCGTCCCAGGCGTCCTCGACGGCCGAGTCTGACTGATGCTGGCGATCCATTTCCTACCCACTCCGTAAATTCGAACCAAAACGCGCTCGCTCCATGGAGCCTAGGTCGAAACGCGGGTCGTGGAGGTGGAAACTGTCGTTCCAGTCGGATCAGGGCGAGGAATGCCTCGGGTTGTAGCGATTCCGCAACATGTCGATTCAATCGTTTCGCGGGGCGGGTCGGTGGAAGCCCGATTCGGGTGGTTGCTGTCGGAGATGTTGCAGCCCCGGAGACATCCACTGCCGGCACAGTTCCGTGATCGGAACGTTTCTTCGCGCCGCTTCAAACCGGACGCGTTTCCAGTCCTCAAGCGGAAGGAAGATGGAAATCTGCTTCTGAAGTGATCGGCTGGCCACGCT contains:
- a CDS encoding carboxymuconolactone decarboxylase family protein codes for the protein MQGRLNPASLAPEPYRKQVAMETYLAGCGLDPVIKHLVKIRASQINGCAYCIDMHTKDARAEGETEQRIYALSAWRETPFFTDRERAALAWTEAVTLVPQGVSDELFETTSEHFPEKELVDLTWAIASINAWNRIAISFRSVPGEYQSPATKHAAAT